A single window of Archangium gephyra DNA harbors:
- a CDS encoding matrixin family metalloprotease, giving the protein MTRRIPLHLLWALALCLLVPTARASTLMALDVPALTRGSELVIRGRVLQATSRPLPGTGRIVTGVEVSVDEVLVGAVPSPSVQVTLPGGTVGALRQLVSGVPELARGEEVVLFLAAGTEGLRVVGLAQGAFRIQRSEEGQKVSATAVLPEDLHLVDPLSLQPVPGMSRTMELEALRAEVLAAARDAAPPAPRTTSLPVHQAQQSIPPYSRSRAPASESAPEGRCLWWKEDSTLTFRQQQCMPGEADCAARQEAVRLALRSWGDVLAECASLRISEGPATASRQVGYVQNGENENLLVLRDRACTQEGGEDCWRYAAETLGLTTVTFQARSGEVLDADVELNAVAFASPSEVRDLQGTVTHELGHALGLDHSEDARSTMYPTSTPDQRLLDEGSRLAMCTIYPRGAPAVHCVTPEPDEPPLGTWGCSTAGGGEFLLSGLVALLGSRRRKRENVG; this is encoded by the coding sequence ATGACCCGTAGAATTCCGCTTCACCTGCTCTGGGCCCTGGCCCTGTGTCTGCTCGTGCCCACTGCACGGGCCTCCACCTTGATGGCGCTCGATGTGCCGGCCCTCACCCGGGGCTCCGAGCTGGTGATTCGCGGCCGGGTGCTCCAGGCCACCAGCCGTCCACTCCCGGGCACCGGGCGCATCGTCACCGGCGTGGAGGTCTCGGTGGACGAGGTGCTCGTGGGCGCGGTGCCGTCTCCCTCCGTCCAGGTCACCCTGCCGGGAGGCACCGTGGGAGCGCTTCGCCAGCTCGTGAGCGGCGTGCCGGAGCTCGCGCGGGGTGAGGAGGTGGTGCTCTTCCTCGCGGCTGGGACGGAGGGCCTGCGCGTGGTGGGCCTGGCCCAGGGCGCGTTCCGCATCCAGCGCTCGGAGGAGGGCCAGAAGGTGAGCGCCACCGCGGTGCTCCCCGAGGACCTGCACCTGGTGGATCCGCTGTCGCTCCAGCCCGTGCCGGGAATGTCGCGAACGATGGAGCTCGAGGCGCTCCGGGCCGAGGTGCTCGCGGCGGCGCGTGACGCGGCGCCCCCCGCTCCCCGCACCACGTCCCTTCCGGTGCACCAGGCGCAGCAGTCCATCCCTCCGTATTCCCGCTCGCGCGCCCCCGCCAGCGAGAGCGCTCCCGAGGGCCGCTGCCTGTGGTGGAAGGAGGACAGCACGCTCACCTTCCGGCAGCAGCAGTGCATGCCCGGAGAGGCGGACTGCGCGGCGCGTCAGGAGGCGGTGCGTCTGGCGCTGCGGAGCTGGGGTGACGTCCTCGCGGAGTGCGCGAGCCTTCGTATTTCCGAGGGCCCCGCCACGGCCTCGCGGCAGGTGGGCTACGTGCAGAACGGCGAGAACGAGAACCTCCTCGTGCTGAGGGACCGGGCCTGCACCCAGGAGGGAGGCGAGGACTGCTGGCGGTACGCGGCGGAGACGCTGGGCCTCACGACGGTCACCTTCCAGGCGCGCTCGGGAGAGGTGCTCGACGCGGACGTGGAGCTCAACGCCGTGGCCTTCGCCTCCCCCTCCGAGGTGAGGGATCTCCAGGGCACCGTGACGCACGAGCTGGGACACGCGCTGGGCCTGGACCACTCGGAGGATGCGCGCTCGACGATGTACCCCACGAGCACCCCGGACCAGCGGCTCCTCGACGAGGGCTCGAGGCTGGCCATGTGCACCATCTACCCGCGCGGGGCTCCCGCTGTACACTGCGTGACGCCAGAGCCCGATGAGCCACCGCTCGGGACCTGGGGTTGCAGCACGGCGGGCGGTGGGGAGTTCCTGCTGTCCGGGCTGGTGGCACTGCTGGGTTCGCGGCGCAGGAAGAGGGAGAACGTCGGATGA
- a CDS encoding RNA polymerase sigma factor, translating into MEAATLEQWYALYGYAVHRRCVRLLQSEAEADDALHEVFLRAWRYAHTLEGGEPLPWLYRIADRHCVDLLRRRARHVPSEDVKGPLPEEAAAPDTSEQLHLFGQVLAACKERVRDTAVLYYLDELTQDEVAESLGCSRKTVKERLAQFKAVASRLLTGGRAKRGTG; encoded by the coding sequence ATGGAGGCGGCGACGCTCGAGCAATGGTACGCGCTGTACGGTTACGCCGTGCACCGCCGTTGCGTCCGCCTCCTACAATCCGAGGCCGAGGCGGATGATGCCTTGCACGAGGTCTTCCTGCGTGCCTGGCGTTATGCGCACACGCTCGAGGGCGGGGAGCCGCTGCCGTGGCTCTACCGCATCGCGGATCGGCACTGCGTGGACCTGCTGCGCCGCCGCGCGCGCCATGTTCCCAGTGAGGACGTGAAGGGGCCCCTGCCCGAGGAGGCCGCGGCCCCGGACACGTCCGAGCAGCTGCACCTGTTCGGCCAGGTGCTCGCGGCATGCAAGGAGCGCGTGCGGGACACCGCGGTCCTCTACTACCTGGACGAGCTCACGCAGGACGAGGTGGCCGAGAGCCTCGGCTGCTCGCGCAAGACGGTGAAGGAGCGGCTCGCCCAGTTCAAGGCCGTGGCCAGCCGGTTGCTGACGGGCGGCCGGGCGAAGCGAGGTACGGGATGA
- a CDS encoding caspase family protein, translating to MRWGVLAALLLCSGAWAAGGAEELRVAVVVGSDTGVSGDAPLEYAEADARRFHQLLLEVGGVSPQHAFLVTGGDAAAVRRALAEAHGLLARSRSRGPATLLFYVSAHADAEALHLEGTRLPLAELRQLLAATPSTLRLAILDACRTPVVSRAKGGVPISEEAPVRLEVPSQVEGMVLLMAAAEGEPAQEWPSLRGSLFTHHVLAALHGLADGNGDGAISLSELYGYAWRQTLAASTRSGAGTQHPGFDIRLSGWGEWVMARPARLGASLVLGEDVEGSLWVADHRQELVAEIRKYRGESTRLAVRPGLYRVVRPEGTFAEATDVRVGWSAERVLTRADFIRVPLQRARLRGSGPLVLRPWDVSAGYGLSTGSVRGMGAEHLGEVGLRHRWSRAAAHTRLGFTRASMERELFSLAQTELRLSLGGGMLLHAGPVEVTLGAEGQGTWVRQTLRRVDAEQAGRIYGIKEPPRWGLIWGLGPYTSVTYPLAERFLLGVEGAAGLALAPRHDGTVELRPSAQLHVSMRWAL from the coding sequence GTGAGGTGGGGCGTGCTGGCCGCGCTGCTGCTGTGCTCCGGGGCCTGGGCCGCCGGAGGAGCGGAGGAGCTGCGGGTGGCGGTGGTGGTGGGCAGCGACACCGGAGTCAGTGGGGACGCACCGCTGGAGTACGCCGAGGCGGATGCCCGGCGTTTCCACCAGCTGCTGCTGGAGGTGGGGGGCGTCTCTCCCCAGCACGCCTTCCTGGTGACGGGAGGGGACGCGGCGGCGGTGCGGCGCGCGCTGGCCGAGGCGCACGGGTTGTTGGCGCGCTCCCGCTCTCGGGGGCCGGCCACGCTGCTGTTCTACGTCTCGGCCCATGCCGACGCGGAGGCGCTGCACCTGGAGGGCACCCGGTTGCCCCTGGCCGAGCTGCGGCAGTTGCTCGCGGCGACGCCGTCCACGTTGCGGCTCGCCATCCTGGATGCGTGCCGGACGCCGGTGGTCTCCCGCGCCAAGGGCGGCGTGCCCATCTCCGAGGAAGCGCCGGTCCGCCTGGAGGTGCCCTCGCAGGTGGAGGGCATGGTGCTGCTGATGGCGGCCGCCGAGGGCGAGCCCGCACAGGAGTGGCCCTCGCTGCGCGGCTCGCTCTTCACGCACCATGTGCTCGCGGCGCTGCACGGCCTGGCGGACGGGAACGGGGATGGGGCCATCTCCCTCTCCGAGCTCTACGGTTACGCCTGGCGGCAGACGCTCGCGGCCTCCACGCGCAGCGGCGCGGGGACGCAGCACCCGGGCTTCGACATCCGCCTGAGTGGCTGGGGCGAGTGGGTGATGGCGCGTCCGGCGCGCCTCGGGGCGAGCCTGGTGCTCGGCGAGGACGTGGAGGGGAGCCTCTGGGTGGCGGACCACCGGCAGGAGTTGGTGGCGGAGATCCGCAAGTACCGGGGCGAGTCCACGCGTCTGGCGGTGCGGCCCGGGCTCTACCGGGTGGTGCGGCCGGAAGGCACGTTCGCGGAGGCCACGGACGTGCGAGTGGGCTGGAGCGCGGAGCGGGTGCTGACCCGCGCGGACTTCATCCGGGTTCCGCTACAGCGGGCCCGGTTGCGCGGGAGTGGACCGCTGGTGCTGCGCCCCTGGGATGTGAGCGCGGGCTATGGGCTGTCCACGGGCTCGGTGCGCGGCATGGGAGCGGAGCACTTGGGTGAAGTGGGGCTGCGTCACCGCTGGTCCCGGGCCGCGGCGCACACGCGGCTGGGCTTCACGCGCGCCTCTATGGAGCGCGAGCTGTTCTCCCTGGCGCAGACGGAGCTGCGGCTGTCACTGGGCGGGGGCATGTTGCTGCACGCGGGGCCGGTGGAAGTCACACTGGGAGCAGAGGGGCAGGGGACCTGGGTGCGGCAGACCCTCCGGCGGGTGGACGCGGAGCAGGCCGGACGCATCTACGGCATCAAGGAGCCCCCACGCTGGGGACTCATCTGGGGCCTGGGGCCTTACACTTCCGTGACGTATCCGTTGGCGGAGCGATTCCTGCTGGGCGTGGAGGGCGCGGCCGGTCTCGCCCTGGCACCCCGGCACGATGGCACGGTGGAGCTCCGGCCCTCGGCGCAGCTCCACGTGTCCATGCGCTGGGCCCTCTGA
- a CDS encoding M28 family metallopeptidase gives MRRFPRTPLLAALALLSASAARAEAPTPNGASWWKHVEFLASDALEGRDTGSEGYRKAAAYVTEQLAAAGVKPGAGESYLQEVDLVSRRLVEERSRLALVRGGKETRLTLGKDAIISSRTGEAGSVDAPMVFVGYGLSIPEAGHEDLAGMDLQGKIAVVLHGGPETVSGALRAHHGSTGERVKALKQAGAVGLVVLQNPKLVEVPWERAAGARKQPAMMFADPALNEDQGLKLSVVVNMAHAQKLFAGAPHTYDALVALANAGKPMPRFELPSRLKAEVAFETSPVKAANVVGVLPGSDPKLAGEYVVISAHLDHVGIGEPIKGDRIFNGAMDNASGVAAVLEVARTLQASAQKPKRSVLFALVMGEEKGLLGSKYFAARPTVPAAGLLADFNMDMFLPLVPFTHVVAYGQEESTLGASLQQVAEAHGVKVQPDPQPNRMGFVRSDQYAFIRQGVPALAFKFGAEPGSQEEKTLRGWYLERYHAPSDDLAQPVNKEGAAKFVRLLADLARTVADAPERPRWNDTSFFRRFAR, from the coding sequence ATGCGCCGTTTTCCTCGTACCCCGCTCCTCGCCGCGCTTGCCCTCCTGAGCGCCTCCGCCGCCCGTGCCGAAGCACCCACTCCGAATGGGGCGAGCTGGTGGAAGCACGTGGAGTTCCTCGCCAGCGATGCGCTGGAGGGCCGGGACACGGGCAGCGAGGGCTACCGCAAGGCCGCGGCCTACGTCACCGAGCAGCTCGCGGCCGCCGGGGTGAAGCCCGGAGCCGGTGAGAGCTACCTCCAGGAGGTGGACCTGGTGTCGCGCCGCCTGGTGGAGGAGCGCTCGCGCCTGGCGCTGGTGCGCGGGGGCAAGGAGACGCGGCTGACGCTCGGCAAGGACGCCATCATCTCCTCCCGCACGGGCGAGGCGGGCTCCGTCGATGCCCCCATGGTGTTCGTGGGCTACGGCCTCTCCATCCCCGAGGCCGGTCACGAGGACCTCGCGGGCATGGACCTCCAGGGGAAGATCGCCGTCGTCCTCCACGGAGGCCCCGAGACGGTCTCGGGCGCGCTGCGTGCCCACCACGGCTCCACGGGCGAGCGGGTGAAGGCGCTGAAGCAGGCGGGAGCGGTGGGGCTCGTCGTGCTGCAGAACCCCAAGCTGGTGGAGGTCCCCTGGGAGCGGGCCGCCGGGGCGCGCAAGCAGCCCGCGATGATGTTCGCCGACCCGGCCCTCAACGAGGACCAGGGGCTGAAGCTGAGCGTCGTCGTCAACATGGCCCACGCGCAGAAGCTGTTCGCGGGTGCTCCGCACACCTATGACGCGCTGGTCGCCCTGGCGAACGCGGGCAAGCCGATGCCGAGATTCGAACTGCCCTCGCGCCTGAAGGCCGAGGTCGCCTTCGAGACCTCGCCGGTCAAGGCCGCCAACGTGGTGGGCGTGCTGCCCGGGAGCGACCCGAAGCTCGCGGGCGAGTACGTGGTCATCTCCGCGCACCTGGACCACGTGGGCATCGGCGAGCCCATCAAGGGAGACCGCATCTTCAACGGCGCCATGGACAACGCCTCGGGCGTGGCGGCGGTGCTCGAGGTGGCGCGGACGCTCCAGGCTTCGGCGCAGAAGCCCAAGCGCTCGGTGCTCTTCGCGCTGGTGATGGGCGAGGAGAAGGGCCTGCTGGGCTCGAAGTACTTCGCGGCCCGTCCCACCGTGCCGGCGGCGGGGCTGCTGGCGGACTTCAACATGGACATGTTCCTGCCGCTCGTGCCCTTCACCCACGTGGTGGCGTACGGCCAGGAGGAGTCCACGCTCGGCGCGTCGCTCCAGCAGGTGGCGGAGGCCCACGGGGTGAAGGTGCAGCCGGACCCGCAGCCCAACCGCATGGGCTTCGTGCGCAGCGACCAGTACGCCTTCATCCGCCAGGGCGTGCCGGCGCTGGCCTTCAAGTTCGGCGCCGAGCCGGGCTCCCAGGAGGAGAAGACGCTGCGCGGCTGGTACCTCGAGCGCTACCACGCGCCCTCGGATGATCTCGCCCAGCCGGTGAACAAGGAGGGCGCGGCGAAGTTCGTCCGTCTGCTCGCGGACCTCGCCCGCACCGTGGCGGACGCGCCCGAGCGCCCCCGCTGGAACGACACCAGCTTCTTCCGCCGTTTCGCCAGATAG
- a CDS encoding Kelch repeat-containing protein yields the protein MFKTMRLSVVWAGVALGVVGGCGDAEAPEAGVARSFDGRALSASRWSTSASMGSARGLHTATLLDSGLVLVAGGTTGAGTSGLTRSAELYNPYSDTWSGTGSLNVPHQNFAGVRLDSGKVLVAGGQDGSGAPSSSIAELYDPASGVWSLTGALVVPRSFFTLTRLDSGKVLASGGMTPAGGLSTSAELYDPATGTWSLVGSLSTSRFSHTATQLYSGEVLVLGGLGTVTNTVELFSPATNTWRQVRPMPVTRAGHTATRLFSGYVMVAGGFDPGTRGNPVLSSVDVYDPYNDRWFSVPPMNRPRRDHTAVLLYSGALLVTGGTNGTTLETSTEVYDPQSNRWFTIDHMPAPRTGHTATLLDTGAVQLIGSTGEGVSPPSSMRFTP from the coding sequence ATGTTCAAGACGATGCGGCTGTCGGTGGTGTGGGCGGGAGTGGCGCTGGGGGTGGTGGGCGGGTGCGGGGACGCGGAGGCACCCGAGGCGGGTGTGGCGCGCTCTTTCGATGGAAGGGCGCTCAGCGCGTCGCGTTGGAGCACGAGCGCGTCCATGGGGAGCGCGCGCGGCCTGCACACGGCGACGCTGCTGGACTCGGGGCTGGTGCTGGTGGCGGGGGGCACGACGGGGGCCGGCACGAGCGGCCTCACCCGGAGCGCGGAGCTGTACAACCCGTACTCGGACACGTGGAGCGGCACGGGCTCGCTCAATGTGCCGCACCAGAACTTCGCGGGCGTCCGGCTCGACTCGGGCAAGGTGCTGGTGGCGGGCGGGCAGGACGGCAGTGGCGCGCCCTCCTCCAGCATCGCGGAGCTGTATGACCCGGCCTCGGGCGTGTGGAGCCTCACGGGGGCCCTGGTGGTGCCGCGCTCCTTCTTCACCCTCACGCGGCTCGACTCGGGCAAGGTGCTGGCCTCGGGCGGCATGACGCCCGCGGGCGGCCTGTCCACCAGTGCCGAGCTGTATGATCCGGCCACGGGCACGTGGAGCCTCGTGGGCTCCCTGTCCACCTCCCGCTTCTCCCACACCGCGACGCAGCTCTACTCGGGCGAGGTGCTGGTGCTGGGCGGGCTGGGCACGGTGACGAACACGGTGGAGCTGTTCAGTCCGGCCACGAATACGTGGCGGCAGGTGCGGCCCATGCCGGTGACTCGCGCGGGCCACACCGCGACGCGGCTCTTCTCGGGCTACGTGATGGTGGCGGGCGGCTTCGACCCGGGCACCCGCGGCAACCCCGTGCTGAGCTCGGTGGACGTGTATGACCCGTACAACGATCGCTGGTTCTCCGTGCCACCGATGAACCGGCCGCGCAGGGACCACACCGCCGTCCTGCTCTACTCGGGCGCGCTGCTGGTGACGGGCGGCACCAACGGCACCACGTTGGAGACCAGCACCGAGGTGTACGACCCGCAGTCCAACCGGTGGTTCACGATCGACCACATGCCCGCGCCGCGCACCGGCCACACCGCCACGCTGCTGGACACGGGCGCGGTGCAGCTCATCGGTAGCACAGGGGAGGGTGTGTCCCCGCCGTCCTCCATGCGCTTTACCCCGTGA
- a CDS encoding GlsB/YeaQ/YmgE family stress response membrane protein has product MTIETLVIWLVVGLIAGWLASAVVGGGYGIVGDIVIGVVGAFIGGWLFRALGVGAPGSGIVSTIIVAFVGACVLLLLLRALHRTRYRST; this is encoded by the coding sequence ATGACCATCGAAACACTCGTCATCTGGCTCGTCGTCGGCCTCATCGCGGGCTGGTTGGCCTCGGCGGTAGTGGGCGGCGGTTACGGCATCGTGGGAGACATCGTCATCGGTGTCGTCGGCGCGTTCATCGGCGGCTGGCTCTTCCGGGCACTTGGGGTCGGCGCACCCGGAAGTGGCATCGTGTCCACCATCATCGTGGCCTTCGTGGGAGCGTGTGTCCTGCTCCTGCTGCTAAGGGCACTGCACCGCACGCGCTACCGCTCCACCTGA
- a CDS encoding pentapeptide repeat-containing protein, protein MPTQIKNKEGTELFSHEGDLREALEAAAEARVDLTKAVLDGADLSGMDLEDMNLRQASLRGANLRGANLEHANLDGANLLEAKLRGANLERTDMREVLLAGCNLEGCNLEGARLVGANLAGINAQGSNLEGADLARANLEGSNLEGCNLEDARLSEANLSRVNLRRSNLEGVDLDGANLTRADLRSSNLEKADLRDSRLEGANLRDANLERVQLDRANLTNACFDNANLERASFAAATLTGATFHGANLHRVKGFIPPEPETR, encoded by the coding sequence ATGCCGACGCAGATCAAGAACAAGGAAGGGACGGAGCTGTTCAGCCACGAGGGAGACCTGCGCGAGGCGCTGGAAGCGGCGGCCGAGGCGCGCGTCGACCTCACCAAGGCCGTGCTCGATGGGGCGGACCTGTCGGGGATGGACCTGGAGGACATGAACCTGCGGCAGGCGAGCCTGCGCGGGGCCAACCTGCGGGGCGCCAACCTGGAGCACGCCAACCTCGACGGTGCCAACCTGCTCGAGGCCAAGCTGCGCGGGGCGAACCTGGAGCGTACCGACATGCGGGAGGTCCTCCTCGCGGGCTGCAACCTGGAGGGCTGCAACCTGGAGGGCGCGCGGCTCGTCGGCGCCAACCTCGCCGGCATCAACGCGCAGGGCTCCAACCTGGAGGGCGCGGACCTGGCCCGCGCGAACCTGGAGGGCTCCAACCTGGAAGGCTGCAACCTGGAGGACGCCCGGCTGAGCGAGGCCAACCTCTCCCGCGTGAACCTGCGGCGCTCGAACCTGGAGGGCGTGGACCTGGATGGGGCGAACCTGACGCGCGCGGACCTGCGCTCGTCCAACCTCGAGAAGGCCGACCTGCGCGACAGCCGCCTCGAGGGCGCCAACCTCCGCGACGCCAACCTCGAGCGGGTGCAGCTCGATCGGGCCAACCTGACGAATGCCTGCTTCGACAACGCCAACCTGGAGCGCGCCAGCTTCGCGGCCGCCACCCTCACCGGCGCCACCTTCCACGGCGCGAACCTCCACCGGGTGAAGGGCTTCATCCCTCCCGAGCCCGAGACCCGGTGA
- a CDS encoding AraC family transcriptional regulator, whose protein sequence is MRKETPFRSGLVPALVRFVRAHGGDAELLVRRFRLPAGVEAHTDAPITAEDFGLLLEAAAGELDDPALSLRLPAELEPRGYGLGELAVRASPTVREALQRMVRYAPLENDRLVLGLEERGDAVAFTCRVAGHPRGLGRHAHEYVLASVLTHVRTLTGLAVVPRSVWFLHARPKRLDAAHRFFGTEELDFGRADNGLLFDAAWMEARLTTADPRLLVTAEQLADSALRARGPTEDFTATVAARIKEALNEALGTGAGAEDIAARLHMSKRTLQRRLEEGGLSFQELVDRVRAEKARALVRDEQLALADVAFRLGFSDVSSFSRSFRRWTGVSPGRYRLLKQPPPLTP, encoded by the coding sequence GTGCGCAAAGAGACTCCCTTCCGGTCCGGGCTGGTGCCGGCGCTCGTCCGCTTCGTGCGCGCGCACGGAGGGGACGCGGAGCTGCTCGTCCGCCGCTTCCGTCTGCCCGCGGGGGTGGAGGCGCACACGGACGCGCCCATCACCGCCGAGGACTTCGGCCTGCTGCTGGAGGCGGCGGCGGGCGAGCTGGATGACCCGGCGCTCTCCCTGCGGCTGCCCGCGGAGCTGGAGCCGCGCGGCTACGGGCTGGGCGAGCTGGCGGTGCGCGCGAGCCCCACGGTGCGCGAGGCGCTTCAGCGCATGGTGCGCTATGCCCCGCTGGAGAACGACCGGCTCGTCCTCGGGCTGGAGGAGCGGGGAGACGCGGTGGCCTTCACCTGCCGCGTGGCCGGACACCCCCGGGGCCTCGGCCGGCACGCGCACGAGTACGTGCTCGCCTCGGTGCTCACGCACGTGCGCACGCTGACGGGCCTGGCCGTGGTGCCGCGCTCGGTGTGGTTCCTCCATGCGCGTCCCAAGCGCCTGGACGCCGCGCACCGCTTCTTCGGCACGGAGGAGCTCGACTTCGGCCGCGCCGACAACGGCCTGCTGTTCGACGCGGCGTGGATGGAGGCCCGGTTGACCACCGCGGACCCGCGCCTGCTCGTCACGGCGGAACAGCTCGCCGACTCGGCGCTCCGGGCGCGAGGCCCCACGGAGGACTTCACCGCCACGGTGGCCGCCCGTATCAAGGAGGCTCTCAACGAGGCGCTCGGCACCGGCGCGGGCGCGGAGGACATCGCCGCGCGGCTGCACATGAGCAAGCGCACGCTCCAGCGCCGGCTGGAGGAGGGCGGCCTGTCCTTCCAGGAGCTGGTGGACCGGGTGCGCGCGGAGAAGGCGCGGGCGCTCGTGCGCGACGAGCAGCTGGCGCTGGCCGACGTGGCCTTCCGCCTGGGCTTCTCGGACGTGAGCAGCTTCAGCCGCTCGTTCCGGCGCTGGACGGGCGTGTCCCCCGGCCGCTACCGGCTGTTGAAGCAGCCGCCGCCGCTCACGCCCTGA